Proteins encoded within one genomic window of Mya arenaria isolate MELC-2E11 chromosome 13, ASM2691426v1:
- the LOC128212986 gene encoding uncharacterized protein LOC128212986: MSDHPNSSMPMVEKNLSGYNLPADSLFEIQALLMRRFQARFSEGLSPEGKQAMKQALEEMNSRNDENDKVVIDNSKVKHVRISTVKQEHSSIRKQRESGEEKLKRNTSFTETFEKSSTERLEGDITDTSQSRANVKKMAIGGKIETAMETIEIVKHGEAEKDKQDMSTVNSVEKCLVWMEVNGVETSMD, encoded by the coding sequence ATGTCAGATCATCCAAACTCAAGCATGCCAATGGTTGAAAAGAATCTCAGTGGGTATAACCTTCCCGCCGATTCTTTGTTCGAGATACAAGCACTACTTATGCGAAGATTCCAAGCAAGATTTTCTGAGGGTTTGAGTCCCGAAGGCAAGCAGGCCATGAAACAAGCTTTAGAAGAAATGAACAGCAGAAATGACGAAAATGACAAAGTTGTAATTGATAACTCTAAAGTTAAACACGTAAGAATCTCAACCGTAAAACAGGAACATTCATCTATAAGAAAGCAACGGGAAAGTGGCGAGGAGAAGCTTAAAAGGAACACAAGTTTTACAGAAACATTTGAGAAGAGTAGCACGGAAAGACTCGAAGGTGACATAACGGATACGAGCCAAAGCCGTGCTAATGTAAAGAAGATGGCTATTGGCGGTAAGATTGAGACAGCCATGGAGACAATTGAGATAGTTAAACACGGCGAGGCGGAGAAAGATAAACAAGATATGTCCACTGTCAATTCGGTGGAAAAGTGTTTGGTTTGGATGGAAGTGAATGGTGTAGAAACTTCCATGGATTAA